CATCAATAACAAAACAATAAAGACTCCCTCTTAGATCTCCCCCATCTCTCTCACTTGTTCCATGAATCTCCATGCCTCCTTTCAGATTCAAACCTTTGCAATGAAATAACCCACCTTTCTCTCCCATGTACAATTATTCCCCAACTTCCTCTCCCTTTCCATATTTATTGACAAGCTTCATGTTTGCTTGGTGAGCTTTATTTATATATGCAACTCTGCTTTCAATTTCTAATCTTTCATTGATGTTCATCTTTTCAGAATCAAGAATCTAGCTAATTGACCCACATTTTTTTCTTTCCAAGATCTGAAATTTCATCAATGCCCTTCTCAATTTCAAATCTTGACCCCTCCATCACTACTCCCCAGACCTCAAAATCCCCCACATTGCTTCTTTTTGCTCCACATTTCGGCCCAGATCTATGACTTAGGGTTTCGCAACGTTTTCGAAATTATCAGATGGGTTTGATCTGAAAAAAGCATTCATCTTTATTGCTTGGTTTGGATTTCAAATACGCCGCAATGCTGAAGCAATTCCTGAGCAGACTCCCCCGGAAAGCCCTCAAAGGCGACTCCGGTGGGGACTCCGGTTCGCCGCGCACCACCACTCCCCGGTCCACCTCCCGGACCGGCCCCTCCGGCCTCAGCGGCACGCCTAGGTCCAATGGTGGTTTGAGTAATGCTAATAATAATAGTAACAATAATCATCCGGGTCAGGCCCAGCAGCGGCCCAGCGGCCCAAAACGGATGTCGTCGGCGGTGTTCCCGGCGAGCGTGGTGGCCGGGATCGAGCCCTTGGTGCCCTTCAAGGACGTTCCGGGTTCCGAAAAGATGAACCTCTTTGTTAGCAAGGTTAGTCTTTGTTGTGTGACATTTGATTTCACAGACCCTACTAAGAATTCGATTGAGAAAGATGTGAAGAGGCAGACATTGCTTGAGCTTGTGGAGTTTGTGTCTTCTGCCTCAATGAAATTTAGCGAGCCGGCTATTCTGGCTACTTGTAGAATGTGTGCTATTAACTTGTTTAGAGTTTTCCCGCCTAATTATCGGTCGAATTCGGGTGTTGGTGGGGGAGAGAATGAGGATGATGAGCCTACCTTTGATCCTGCCTGGCCACATTTGCAGATTGTGTATGAGTTGCTGCTAAAGTTTGTTACTTCTTCGTGTTTGGATGCGAAAGTCGCAAAGAAGTATATAGACCATGCGTTTATTTTGAGGTTGCTTGAGTTGTTTGATTCGGATGACCCTAGGGAAAGGGACTGCTTGAAGACCATTCTGCATAGGATTTATGGGAAGTTCATGGTGCATAGGCCGTTTATTCGCAAGTCGATAAACAATATATTTTACAAGTTTTTGTTTGAGACTGAGAGACATAATGGGGTTGCCGAGCTTCTGGAGATATTTGGAAGTATCATTAGTGGGTTTGCATTGCCATTGAAAGAGGAGCACAGGATATTCTTGTGGAGGGTTTTGATTCCCCTGCATAAGCCGAAGAATCTAGGGTCTTATTTTCAGCAGTTGTCGTACTGTGTCACACAGTTTATAGAGAAGGAGCCGAAGTTGGCGAGTGTTGTTATAAAGGGTCTGTTGAAGTACTGGCCGATAACAAGTAGTCAGAAAGAGGTGATGTTCTTGGGTGAGTTGGAAGAGATTTTGGAGGCAGTTAACATGGTGGAATTTCAAAAGGTTATGGTCCCTTTGTTCTCCCGGATCGCATCCTCCATTAACAGTTCCCACTTCCAGGTATATATTCCTTCTACATGTCTATAATAGTATAATGTTATGTTTGTAACAAGTAGAATTCGGAATCTGAGCTTACAAGTTATATGAGCTTTCGGAATCTGATACATTCATGAGAATTTTGTTCACAACAAGTAGAATTCTAAAGTCGGTTGTAAGTAGAGCAGGACAGATGCCAAAAAGTCAGCATTTTGGAATGCTTCAAACTTGGTCTAAGCTTAACCCCCCTTAAAAAGAGAATTGGCAATTCATGTTTTCTTAATTGTTACAGGTGTCTGAAAGAGCCCTTTTCTTTTGGAACAATGACCACATTGTCAACTTAATTGCACATAATCGTCAAGCCATTCTGCCCATCATTTTACCAGCCTTGGAGAAGAATGCCCACAACCACTGGAACCAAGCAGTACTCAACTTAACTCTTAATGTTAGAAAGCTGTTTGTGGAGATGGATGATCAGCTATTCCTCTCCATTCATGCCCAATATATGGAAGAAGAAGCAAGGCAAAGCTCGGAAGCTAAGAAGCGGAAGGAAGCATGGGAACGGTTAGAGAATGCAGCTAGTCTCCAGCCGGTAACTGGAAATATTGCTGTCTTGGTAACTCCTCGGGCAACCAAAATTGCCTGCTGAAATTAACTTATGAACTGATACGATATCCCCAAGCGTTCTTTTACCCTCAACTTCCTCTCGTTTTTTGGTGGCAATTGGAGAATTAGAAGAAATGTATGGAAATGGCTGTAGTTTGGGGTGGGATTTTGATTTTGTGATGGTCCTTTGACAGCCAGTTGTAACCTTGTTTTCATTGTAATCCCCAGAAAGGTTCTGGGGAAGGGTCATGCAGTGACATTCCACAGTTTTCTGTACTAATAGCTTAATTGGCTGATCCGATTTTGCCCTGTGTAACCTTGTATCTTTTTCTGATTCTCACATATGATCAGCTATTTCTTTCTCAGATCAAATTATACATCCACTATAGAAAAGGCCCCATTAAATTTGTTGCATGAGTGCATCCCAAAGGGAATTGAACTCGACTCTTTTTTGATGTTGGTAACTTCAACTGAAATGAAATGGATAAGAAATTATTATTAAAAAATGGAAAAAAAGAAAAAGAAAAATGTCTTGTATCTTGATCATACTTCTGTAACACAAACCTAACAAGAAAAGAATGAGAAATTTTAAATACACACCCTTAATATCTTAATACACATCTTTATTATTTTATGTTTCTATTGAGATTTTATAGGTAAGTTAAATGACCAAAACATACATCTATTNNNNNNNNNNNNNNNNNNNNAAATAATGTCGTCGGCTAAAGTGTGGACTATAGCCGACGACATTATGTCGTCGGGTAAAGTGTGGACTATAGCCGACGACTTATACGTGTGTCGTCGGCTAAGGTCACCACAGACGAGCTTTTCCCGACGAAATCTAAGCCGACGAAAGGTCGTCGGCTAAGATCTTAGCCGACGAATTAAGCTGACAGGCCGACGAAAAATTTTCGTCGGCTAAAGTGCTTGTCCTGGTAGTGTAGATACACATACCCAACCTCCCTACAATACCCTCATTTAAAATACATCACTTATTCATTAAATACACAATTCATTCACTAAATACACGTAACTTTTCTAGATCTGCTACTCAATTTATTACAAAAAAGAAAAAAAAAAAAAAAAAGAAAAATTGATGAGTATATATATAGCATCATCCCAAGTTCTAGTTTGGTGTTCAGTTTGAATGACCTAGCATGCGTGAACCGTTTAATCTAAATTTCAAATTTCAATTTGTATTATCGATAGTAAAATCTTGATAATTTAATATTTGATAAATTAATAACCTCGATTAAATAATATTTTTTGCCATCTCCAAAATAAAGAATTAGCAAAATTGATGTCGATAAATTAACAATCTTAATTAAATAATATTTTTTTCCTGTCCCGACATTATTAATTTGTAGAGGTTTAAATTATAAGGCTTAGTATCTTCACATACATTGTTCTTGTATAGAAGAAGAAAATTTTTAAGCGAATATTTTATTTGAACAAGTTTCTTTACTTTTGATATGAATGTCTTTTTTAGTAATTTTACGTACTCACAAACTCTTATATAATTTGTATAAAAAAAGAAGAGAAATTTTAAATACACACCCTTAATATCTTAATACACACCTTTATTATTTTATGTTTCTATTGAGATTTTATAGGTAAGTTAAATGACCAAAACATACATCTATTATTAAAAAAAAAAAAAAGCTCTAGAAGTATTCTTTTCAACGTCTTCTACCCTAAAATCGTCGAAAGCATGTCTTCTCCCCTAACCCCAACTCTTCTCCACAATTCATTTGAGTTGTTTTTTTTTTTTTTTTGTTATATGTATCAGCTTTAGTTTGATCTTGCATATCATATTGTCGAGTGCTGCATCTTTATCATGACATGTTTTATCGAATAACTAGCTATCTATGTTCAATAGCTACTGTACTTCTACAGTTCTACTAGCTTGTGAATTTTAAAAACTTGTATCGGTGATTTGGAGTTGGGATATAACAATAATCATTTGATTATAAATTGAATGATGATAACAAAAAAATTCTAGCAAAAATTAAACGAAATAATATGTAAAAAGAGGTACCAAATGGTAAATATACATTAATTATATTAAATAATAGAATATTTCATAAATTAAGGTCATTTTAGGTAGTTTGGGATGTGTATTAAGTATAATACTGAAATGAAAAACTTGATAGGTGGTGTATTAAGTAAGGGTGTGTATTAAGATATTAGGGGTGTGTATTTAAAATTTCGAAAAGTATAACACATTTTTTTTTCTTTCAAAAGAATAACTTTCAACAGAATAAAAATTTGGTCTAGGAAACCAGGAAAGGTGTCAATGAAGAAAGAACTATGGCCATTAAAAAAGTTCCATTCAAACAATGGCCTAGGAGCAAGGACAGTCTGGACAGAGGTCTTATAAGAGAGGTGTGAATGTCATGCAAGATTGTATGCCATTAAAAGGCTGTAATGGCTACATTAAAGGAAAACCAAGCTAGGTAGAACCAGACTGGAAATGATGGAGAACTTTTCATCTTTTTTTTTTTTTTTTTTTCTTTATATATGTTGGTTTTGGGTACAATAACAATGAAGGAGCTACATTTCTGGTTGCAATCTTGCAACCCAGCACAGATTGCTCTTAGAACTTCCCATGTGCTGAGTTGAGAAATTTTAGTAGATTATTATGCCGAAAGGCACATACATAATTCAATCTGTCCTAAACTCTAAAGTCTAAGCAATGATGTTACAAACAGAGATCTGGAAGTACCAGATAATCTAACAACAGAGGACGGACAGAAAGTTAGA
The window above is part of the Fragaria vesca subsp. vesca linkage group LG2, FraVesHawaii_1.0, whole genome shotgun sequence genome. Proteins encoded here:
- the LOC101313868 gene encoding serine/threonine protein phosphatase 2A 57 kDa regulatory subunit B' iota isoform-like; its protein translation is MLKQFLSRLPRKALKGDSGGDSGSPRTTTPRSTSRTGPSGLSGTPRSNGGLSNANNNSNNNHPGQAQQRPSGPKRMSSAVFPASVVAGIEPLVPFKDVPGSEKMNLFVSKVSLCCVTFDFTDPTKNSIEKDVKRQTLLELVEFVSSASMKFSEPAILATCRMCAINLFRVFPPNYRSNSGVGGGENEDDEPTFDPAWPHLQIVYELLLKFVTSSCLDAKVAKKYIDHAFILRLLELFDSDDPRERDCLKTILHRIYGKFMVHRPFIRKSINNIFYKFLFETERHNGVAELLEIFGSIISGFALPLKEEHRIFLWRVLIPLHKPKNLGSYFQQLSYCVTQFIEKEPKLASVVIKGLLKYWPITSSQKEVMFLGELEEILEAVNMVEFQKVMVPLFSRIASSINSSHFQVSERALFFWNNDHIVNLIAHNRQAILPIILPALEKNAHNHWNQAVLNLTLNVRKLFVEMDDQLFLSIHAQYMEEEARQSSEAKKRKEAWERLENAASLQPVTGNIAVLVTPRATKIAC